A single window of Clostridia bacterium DNA harbors:
- the purD gene encoding phosphoribosylamine--glycine ligase — protein sequence MKILVVGSGGREHAIIWKIAKSPMVEKIYCAPGNGGISGLAECIPLNTLDIEGVVEFSKKNQIDMVVVAPDDPLVAGMVDALEEAGVRAFGPRKNAAILEGSKSFSKDLMKKYNIPTARYEIFDNSEHAIEYLRHQKYPIVVKADGLALGKGVIIAQGFDQAHEAVNNIMEDKIFGTAGNKVVIEEFLVGPEVSVLAFTDGKTVVPMVSSQDHKRALDNDQGLNTGGMGTFSPSRIYTPEIAEYCMKELYLPTIEAMNKENRKFKGVLYFGLILTQDGPKVLEYNARFGDPETQVVLPRLKNDLVEIFNAVIDENLESVDIQWENNASVCVIMASGGYPQKYKTGYGISGIEEAEKDSDIVVFHAGTKYENGKYLTAGGRVLGVTALAGTLNEAIDKAYSGVRKINFKDVHYRKDIGTK from the coding sequence ATGAAAATACTTGTCGTTGGTAGTGGTGGACGTGAACATGCAATAATCTGGAAGATAGCGAAAAGCCCAATGGTTGAAAAAATATATTGTGCACCTGGGAATGGCGGAATTTCGGGGTTAGCGGAATGTATTCCTTTAAACACGCTTGATATAGAAGGGGTAGTTGAATTTTCCAAAAAAAATCAGATAGACATGGTTGTTGTTGCACCGGATGATCCTTTAGTTGCCGGAATGGTTGATGCTCTTGAGGAGGCGGGTGTAAGAGCTTTCGGTCCAAGAAAAAATGCAGCTATACTTGAGGGCAGTAAATCTTTTTCGAAAGATCTGATGAAAAAATACAATATTCCTACTGCCAGATATGAGATTTTTGATAATAGCGAGCATGCTATAGAGTATTTGCGGCATCAAAAATACCCAATAGTTGTAAAGGCTGACGGACTTGCCCTGGGTAAGGGAGTAATTATAGCACAGGGTTTCGACCAAGCTCATGAAGCAGTAAACAACATCATGGAGGATAAAATATTCGGTACGGCAGGAAATAAGGTTGTAATAGAGGAATTCCTTGTTGGGCCTGAGGTTTCCGTACTGGCATTTACTGATGGTAAAACCGTTGTTCCCATGGTAAGTTCACAGGATCATAAAAGGGCGTTGGATAATGATCAGGGGCTAAATACTGGGGGGATGGGGACATTCTCACCAAGCAGGATTTACACTCCGGAAATAGCGGAATATTGCATGAAAGAACTATACTTACCTACTATTGAAGCAATGAATAAAGAAAACAGAAAATTCAAAGGGGTGTTATACTTCGGGTTGATTTTAACTCAGGATGGTCCGAAGGTTCTGGAATACAATGCACGGTTTGGCGATCCCGAAACTCAGGTTGTACTACCGCGACTAAAAAATGATCTGGTAGAAATTTTTAATGCAGTCATAGATGAAAATCTTGAGTCAGTAGATATCCAGTGGGAGAATAATGCTTCTGTTTGCGTAATAATGGCTTCTGGAGGATACCCGCAGAAATATAAAACCGGATATGGAATAAGTGGAATAGAAGAAGCCGAAAAGGATTCTGACATAGTTGTGTTTCATGCAGGTACAAAATATGAAAATGGCAAGTATCTTACTGCAGGTGGGCGTGTATTGGGAGTCACGGCATTGGCAGGCACTCTGAATGAAGCTATTGACAAAGCGTACTCGGGAGTAAGGAAAATAAACTTCAAGGATGTTCACTACAGAAAAGATATAGGAACAAAGTAG
- the purH gene encoding bifunctional phosphoribosylaminoimidazolecarboxamide formyltransferase/IMP cyclohydrolase → MIKRALISVSDKTGIIEMATELSKYGVEIISTGGTAKALSEAGIKVVNISDVTGFPECLDGRVKTLHPNVHGGLLAIRDNEEHMKQIKELGIEPIDIVIINLYPFKQTILKGHVELEEAIENIDIGGPTMLRAAAKNYQDVVVIVDPADYEMVLDELKADKDISVKTKFKLAYKVFEHTSHYDTLIAKYLRDKLGEEFFPETLSLTFEKVQEMRYGENPHQKAVFYKEVGANIGCITSAKQLHGKELSYNNINDTNGALELLKEFDEPTVIAVKHANPCGLASAADIYQAYLKTYEADPVSIFGGIIAANREIDAKTAEEINKIFIEIVIAPSFSEEATRILTQKKNIRLLQLDNISAKLPAGTYDMKKVAGGLLVQNYNNELVNTDDIKCVTDVKPTAEEMEDLIFAMKVVKHTKSNGIAIAKNKQSLGVGPGQTNRIMATKIAIEYGGERTKGAVLASDAYFPFEDCVEAASAAGIKAIIQPGGSMNDQKSIDACNKYGISMVLTGMRHFKH, encoded by the coding sequence ATGATAAAAAGAGCATTGATAAGTGTATCAGACAAAACCGGAATAATTGAAATGGCGACAGAATTGTCAAAATACGGTGTAGAGATAATTTCTACAGGAGGTACTGCAAAAGCATTATCTGAGGCAGGAATTAAAGTTGTAAACATATCCGATGTCACAGGATTTCCGGAATGCCTGGACGGTAGGGTGAAAACACTGCATCCGAATGTGCACGGTGGCCTTCTGGCTATCAGAGACAATGAAGAGCATATGAAACAAATTAAAGAATTAGGTATTGAACCAATAGATATTGTTATAATAAATTTGTATCCTTTCAAACAAACTATACTTAAAGGACATGTTGAGCTTGAAGAGGCAATTGAAAATATTGATATAGGCGGTCCGACAATGCTGCGTGCTGCGGCAAAGAACTATCAGGATGTAGTTGTTATTGTTGATCCTGCAGATTATGAGATGGTTCTGGATGAACTGAAGGCAGATAAGGATATATCCGTTAAAACCAAATTCAAGCTTGCTTATAAGGTGTTTGAGCACACAAGCCATTATGACACATTAATAGCAAAATACTTAAGAGACAAACTGGGTGAGGAATTCTTCCCCGAAACCTTATCGCTCACTTTTGAAAAGGTGCAGGAAATGAGATATGGCGAAAATCCGCACCAAAAGGCTGTATTCTATAAGGAAGTGGGAGCAAATATAGGATGTATAACTTCTGCAAAACAGCTTCATGGTAAGGAATTGTCTTATAACAATATAAACGATACAAATGGTGCGCTTGAACTTTTAAAAGAGTTTGACGAACCTACAGTTATAGCAGTAAAGCATGCAAACCCTTGTGGCTTGGCCAGTGCGGCAGACATTTACCAGGCATACCTGAAAACATATGAGGCTGATCCCGTATCAATATTTGGAGGAATAATCGCTGCAAACAGGGAAATAGATGCAAAAACTGCTGAAGAAATCAATAAAATATTTATAGAAATAGTGATAGCTCCATCCTTCTCCGAGGAAGCAACAAGGATTTTGACACAGAAAAAGAATATCAGGCTTCTTCAGTTGGATAATATATCGGCAAAGCTCCCGGCGGGAACATATGATATGAAAAAGGTAGCAGGCGGACTTTTAGTTCAAAACTATAATAATGAGCTTGTAAATACTGATGATATAAAATGTGTGACTGATGTAAAGCCTACTGCAGAGGAAATGGAAGATCTTATTTTTGCAATGAAGGTAGTAAAACACACTAAATCTAACGGTATAGCAATAGCTAAAAATAAGCAGTCTTTGGGTGTTGGTCCCGGGCAGACAAACAGGATAATGGCAACAAAGATAGCTATAGAATATGGTGGAGAAAGGACAAAAGGAGCGGTACTGGCCTCTGATGCATATTTCCCATTCGAAGATTGTGTAGAAGCGGCGTCAGCAGCAGGTATAAAGGCTATTATTCAACCCGGTGGTTCCATGAACGATCAGAAATCGATAGATGCGTGCAATAAATATGGAATATCCATGGTACTCACTGGAATGAGACACTTCAAACACTAA
- the rsfS gene encoding ribosome silencing factor: protein MRSLDKIVEILESKKAKDISVISIKEISILADYFVICSGTSSTHIKALADELEEKMKEDGYSFFHKEGYNSARWILLDYGEVVVHIFHDEDRSFYNLERLWSDGVVMYK, encoded by the coding sequence ATGAGAAGTTTAGATAAAATAGTGGAAATCTTGGAAAGCAAAAAGGCAAAGGATATAAGTGTAATCAGTATTAAAGAAATCTCAATACTAGCAGATTATTTTGTTATCTGCAGCGGTACTTCTTCTACTCATATAAAAGCTCTTGCAGATGAGCTTGAAGAAAAAATGAAGGAAGACGGATACAGCTTTTTTCACAAAGAAGGCTATAACAGTGCCAGATGGATTCTTCTAGATTATGGCGAGGTAGTTGTGCATATATTCCATGATGAGGACAGGAGTTTTTACAATCTTGAAAGACTTTGGTCCGATGGTGTAGTAATGTATAAGTGA
- a CDS encoding HAD-IA family hydrolase yields MKYQIDAIVFDFDGVIVDSGADIANAVCHTLRAFGKPLLTRGEIISYVGRGAEQLIRSCFKNCNEDMVKEALPVFKRYYLDNCIVDTKLYDNVKATLEFFKDKKMAVFTNKPEDLTHKILVNLGISVYFKVVIGPESVGRMKPDPEGLLRIIDVFGVQPGRTIMVGDTYTDVEVGKRAGTRTCGVTYGLGDTGRLERIGPDVLTDDIGKLPEFIE; encoded by the coding sequence ATGAAATATCAAATTGATGCAATAGTATTTGACTTTGATGGTGTTATTGTTGATTCAGGGGCCGATATTGCAAATGCAGTTTGTCATACTCTTAGAGCTTTCGGCAAGCCCTTACTTACCCGGGGTGAAATCATTTCATATGTAGGGCGTGGAGCAGAACAGCTTATAAGGAGCTGCTTTAAGAATTGTAATGAAGATATGGTTAAAGAGGCTTTACCGGTTTTTAAACGTTATTATCTGGATAACTGCATTGTTGATACTAAATTATATGATAATGTTAAAGCAACATTAGAATTCTTTAAAGATAAAAAAATGGCTGTATTTACAAACAAGCCAGAGGACTTAACTCATAAAATATTGGTGAATCTTGGCATTTCAGTGTACTTTAAAGTAGTTATCGGACCGGAGTCGGTAGGAAGAATGAAACCGGATCCTGAAGGGCTGCTGAGGATTATCGATGTTTTTGGTGTACAGCCCGGCAGAACTATTATGGTTGGGGATACATATACGGATGTGGAAGTAGGAAAAAGGGCTGGGACGCGCACCTGCGGCGTGACATATGGTCTTGGTGATACCGGTAGGCTGGAAAGGATAGGTCCGGATGTGCTGACAGATGATATAGGGAAGCTTCCTGAATTCATAGAGTAA
- a CDS encoding ROK family protein, whose amino-acid sequence MGKRMICLDIGGTKVLGAVFDENNNILYRIKKKTKADKGYEKVEETIIKVVEELIKEAGMNISDISALGAGAPGVINEDTGEIIYAPNIPWKNYNIKKIIEDKFGVPFAIANDVNAGTLGEWKYGAGVGKKNIVGLFVGTGVGGGLVINNRLYTGSKHAAAEIGHMVLNTEGPYCNCGQRGCLEAYSSKIAMMREIRIQIARGSKTILKDLLGEETAVLKSKILKKAIDAKDELAVEVLDRAVYYMAAASGSLVNIFNPDMIILGGGVIEALGEYILPIFKGYVKRFAWPQAFEGMEIVQSKLGDDAVMYGALAMVNRLDR is encoded by the coding sequence ATGGGGAAAAGGATGATATGCCTGGACATAGGCGGTACTAAAGTACTGGGAGCAGTATTTGACGAGAATAATAATATTCTATACAGGATTAAGAAGAAAACAAAAGCTGATAAAGGATATGAAAAGGTAGAAGAAACCATAATAAAAGTAGTAGAAGAATTAATAAAAGAGGCTGGTATGAATATCAGCGATATATCTGCATTGGGAGCCGGTGCACCTGGTGTTATTAATGAAGATACTGGCGAGATTATCTATGCTCCCAATATTCCATGGAAAAATTATAATATAAAAAAGATTATTGAAGATAAATTTGGTGTTCCTTTCGCTATTGCCAACGATGTAAATGCGGGAACTCTTGGTGAATGGAAGTATGGTGCCGGCGTAGGTAAAAAGAATATAGTGGGTTTATTCGTTGGTACAGGTGTAGGCGGAGGACTGGTTATAAACAATAGACTATATACAGGCTCAAAGCATGCAGCTGCTGAAATAGGACATATGGTATTGAATACGGAAGGACCATACTGCAACTGTGGACAGAGAGGATGTTTAGAGGCTTACAGCAGTAAAATAGCAATGATGCGCGAAATAAGGATACAGATTGCAAGAGGGAGTAAGACAATACTTAAGGATTTGCTTGGTGAAGAGACCGCAGTGCTAAAAAGCAAAATTCTGAAAAAAGCTATAGATGCTAAAGATGAACTGGCTGTAGAAGTTCTTGACAGAGCTGTATACTACATGGCTGCGGCATCAGGTTCTCTGGTGAATATATTTAACCCCGACATGATTATTTTGGGCGGCGGGGTTATAGAAGCTCTAGGAGAATATATACTGCCCATATTCAAAGGATATGTAAAAAGGTTTGCTTGGCCTCAGGCATTTGAGGGCATGGAGATTGTTCAATCAAAGCTGGGTGATGATGCGGTAATGTACGGTGCACTGGCTATGGTGAACAGATTGGACAGGTAG
- the nadD gene encoding nicotinate-nucleotide adenylyltransferase, whose product MSGEIMKENNCGLRVGICGGTFDPIHNGHLVVAEYIRQEFDLDRVMFIPSGNPPHKDNTKVTDAELRFAMVQDAIQGNPFFEVSRIEIDRKGYTYTVDTLKALREIHGSSYHLFFIVGADVVPDLLSWKNYTEVFALCEFIAVLRPGYSYSSFSDEIRKLGEKYGAVIHTLEAPLVDISSTGVRERVRSGKSIKYLVPDPVEKFIAGKQIYRDGSSYV is encoded by the coding sequence ATGAGCGGTGAAATAATGAAGGAAAATAATTGTGGTTTAAGAGTAGGGATTTGTGGGGGGACTTTTGATCCAATTCACAATGGACATTTAGTGGTTGCAGAATATATAAGGCAAGAATTTGACCTTGACAGGGTTATGTTTATTCCCTCAGGTAACCCACCACACAAAGACAATACCAAAGTAACAGATGCGGAATTGCGTTTTGCTATGGTGCAGGATGCAATACAAGGAAACCCTTTTTTTGAGGTTTCTAGGATTGAGATTGATAGAAAAGGGTATACGTATACAGTTGATACACTAAAGGCATTAAGGGAAATACATGGTAGCTCTTATCATTTGTTTTTCATAGTAGGTGCAGATGTAGTACCGGATTTGTTATCCTGGAAAAACTATACGGAAGTTTTTGCCCTGTGTGAATTCATAGCTGTACTAAGGCCTGGATACAGCTACTCAAGCTTTTCGGATGAAATCAGAAAATTAGGGGAAAAATATGGAGCTGTTATTCATACCCTTGAGGCACCACTTGTTGATATCTCCTCTACTGGTGTAAGAGAGAGGGTAAGAAGCGGCAAATCAATTAAGTATCTAGTACCTGATCCGGTTGAAAAATTTATTGCAGGCAAACAAATATATCGTGATGGAAGCAGCTATGTCTGA
- the yqeK gene encoding bis(5'-nucleosyl)-tetraphosphatase (symmetrical) YqeK has translation MTINEMKSKLQVELRPNRFSHSVNVMNTAIDLAKKYNVNTEKAAIAGLLHDCARDIRGEKVFKLCSEYGIEVNYITKKQPELLHGPLGSRLATVEYGVEDADIISAIDSHTTGCKDMSLLSKIVFLADFIEPARNFPGVDEVRRLAFEDIDAGMVSAFDRTITYVIERGALIHPETVEARNFIVYSLSRHESNK, from the coding sequence ATGACTATCAATGAAATGAAAAGTAAGCTTCAGGTTGAATTAAGGCCAAATAGGTTCAGCCATTCGGTAAATGTAATGAATACAGCCATAGATTTGGCAAAAAAGTATAATGTCAACACTGAAAAAGCCGCAATTGCAGGATTGCTTCACGATTGTGCCAGGGATATAAGAGGGGAAAAGGTATTTAAGCTGTGTAGCGAATATGGTATTGAAGTGAATTACATAACAAAAAAGCAACCGGAGCTTTTACATGGGCCTTTAGGTTCCAGGCTGGCCACTGTTGAGTACGGAGTTGAGGATGCTGATATAATCAGTGCAATAGATAGCCATACTACGGGCTGCAAAGATATGAGCCTGCTTTCTAAAATAGTTTTTCTTGCGGATTTTATTGAGCCTGCAAGAAACTTCCCTGGGGTAGATGAGGTAAGAAGGCTTGCTTTTGAAGATATAGATGCAGGTATGGTGTCAGCCTTTGACAGAACCATCACATATGTTATTGAAAGGGGAGCGTTAATACATCCGGAAACTGTAGAGGCAAGAAATTTTATTGTTTACAGTTTGAGTAGACACGAGAGTAACAAATAG